AGCATTGGTTATTTTCACATTGCCGATATTCCGGGACGTCATGAACCTGGTACAGGTGAAATTAACTGGTATTCAATACTTCAATTATTAAAAGAAAAACATTATCAAGGATTTATCGGTTTTGAATACTCACCTGCTCAGGACTCCCGTGAATCATTAATAAAAATAAAACATCTCTGGCAAAAAATTTTTCCCTGAGTAAAAATTATTTTATAATTCACTGTTGATATTTTTCTTGAATTAGCATCTCCACATCGGTAATAGGTCTTCGAAATGGTCCCTCTGCTTCCATCTTGAGGCTGGTTAATGCTGCTGCCCAAATCGTTGCTTCTTCGGGTGAAGAATGAATTCTTTTGCATATATAGGAAGCAAGGCAGGTATCACCTCTTCCGCTTCTTCCTTTTAATTCCCTTGGATAAAATGAAGCTTCATAAAATTTTCCTTCAACCCACACCAGTACGCCATCCTTATGGGTAATAATAACTTCTCGGGGACCCATAGCATGTATCAATAGAGCTGCCTCTTTAATAACTTTTTTTCCAGTAAGCAATTCTGCTTCTACTGCATCGGTCTTTATAATATCAATATTTGATAGTATTTCTT
This is a stretch of genomic DNA from Atribacterota bacterium. It encodes these proteins:
- a CDS encoding TIM barrel protein, giving the protein SIGYFHIADIPGRHEPGTGEINWYSILQLLKEKHYQGFIGFEYSPAQDSRESLIKIKHLWQKIFP